From a region of the Hymenobacter jejuensis genome:
- the paaD gene encoding 1,2-phenylacetyl-CoA epoxidase subunit PaaD, protein MYSKADIFSWLEAVKDPEIPTVSLVDLGVIRAVEVEDSGRVVVRMTPTFAGCPAMDYMRRDVEQTLRAHGVPEVQVEISLAEAWSSDMVTEKGRAGLRQHGLTPPPMLEGQVLDLDFLEYAECPRCHGHNTELRTPFGATLCRAVHYCHDCRQIFEQFKPL, encoded by the coding sequence GTGTACTCCAAAGCCGACATATTTTCCTGGCTCGAAGCGGTGAAAGACCCGGAAATCCCGACGGTTTCGCTCGTGGATTTGGGGGTGATTCGGGCCGTGGAGGTAGAGGATTCGGGGCGAGTAGTGGTCCGCATGACGCCCACTTTTGCTGGTTGTCCGGCCATGGATTACATGCGCCGCGACGTGGAGCAAACCCTTCGCGCACACGGCGTGCCGGAGGTGCAGGTAGAAATAAGCCTGGCGGAAGCGTGGTCGTCGGATATGGTAACGGAAAAAGGCCGCGCCGGCTTGCGCCAGCACGGCCTGACACCGCCGCCGATGCTGGAAGGCCAAGTGCTCGACCTCGACTTTTTGGAGTATGCCGAGTGCCCCCGCTGCCACGGCCACAACACCGAATTGCGGACGCCGTTTGGAGCCACGCTGTGCCGTGCTGTGCACTACTGCCACGACTGCCGCCAAATCTTCGAACAATTTAAACCGCTGTGA
- a CDS encoding TetR/AcrR family transcriptional regulator: METTASTLSRKAQIDQTATALFRTRGFAATSMRELATALGIEAGSIYSHIRSKEEILHRICFRMADQFFAGFANATQDDTQPAAVRLRRAIESHVRVLTLDVAASAVFLHEWRHLSEAARNEFLTLRERYEVNFRRLIQQGIEAGELHAPDAAFAALTLLASLNWLPNWFKPDGKLTPDDIAHRLADQLLLGLAHS, translated from the coding sequence ATGGAAACCACTGCCTCCACTCTTTCGCGCAAAGCCCAGATTGACCAGACGGCCACGGCGCTGTTTCGCACCCGCGGTTTTGCAGCTACCAGCATGCGTGAGTTGGCTACCGCTTTGGGCATTGAGGCAGGCAGCATTTACTCGCACATTCGCTCGAAAGAGGAGATTTTACACCGCATCTGCTTTCGCATGGCGGACCAGTTTTTTGCCGGTTTTGCTAACGCTACGCAGGACGACACCCAACCGGCCGCTGTGCGGTTGCGCCGCGCCATCGAAAGCCACGTGCGCGTGCTTACGCTGGACGTAGCGGCTTCGGCCGTGTTTCTGCACGAGTGGCGCCACCTTTCGGAAGCGGCCCGCAATGAATTTTTGACGTTGCGCGAACGCTACGAAGTCAACTTTCGCCGCCTGATTCAGCAAGGAATCGAGGCGGGCGAACTGCACGCACCCGACGCGGCTTTTGCGGCGCTTACGCTGCTGGCTAGCCTCAATTGGCTTCCCAACTGGTTTAAGCCCGATGGCAAGCTTACCCCCGACGACATTGCGCATCGCCTCGCCGACCAGTTGTTGCTCGGCCTTGCTCATTCCTAA
- the paaC gene encoding 1,2-phenylacetyl-CoA epoxidase subunit PaaC, with amino-acid sequence MNTDALKDLLYRLADDQLILGHRNSEWNGLGPILEEDIAFSSMAQDKLGHSLQLYSLLHQLGEAEPDMVAFTRNAPQFHCAQLVELPIGEYDFSLIRHFLYDHAELLRFEALAQSSYEPLAQVARKLKGELKYHTLHANTWVKQLGSATEEAIERLQNSLNFTLPYALGLFEKTAQEEAIIADGIFVGEDAIKTRWEENITKVLNQTALEMPDLASLTPVYGGRTGQHTEYLQPLLDEMAEVFRLDPTAEW; translated from the coding sequence ATGAACACCGACGCGCTAAAAGACCTTCTCTACCGCTTGGCCGACGACCAGCTCATCTTGGGGCACCGCAACTCGGAGTGGAACGGCCTAGGCCCTATTCTGGAGGAAGACATTGCGTTTTCGTCGATGGCCCAGGACAAGTTGGGCCACAGCTTGCAGCTGTACTCGTTGCTGCACCAACTCGGCGAGGCGGAACCAGATATGGTTGCTTTCACGCGGAATGCCCCACAGTTTCATTGCGCACAGCTGGTCGAGTTGCCCATCGGTGAATACGACTTCAGCCTGATCCGTCACTTTCTCTACGACCACGCCGAACTACTTCGCTTTGAGGCACTTGCACAGAGCAGCTACGAGCCGCTGGCGCAGGTAGCCCGCAAGCTAAAAGGCGAGTTGAAGTACCACACCTTGCACGCCAACACGTGGGTAAAACAGTTGGGCTCGGCTACGGAAGAAGCCATTGAGCGCCTTCAGAACTCGCTGAATTTCACCTTGCCTTACGCGTTGGGTTTGTTTGAAAAAACTGCTCAGGAAGAAGCCATCATCGCCGACGGCATCTTTGTAGGCGAAGACGCAATTAAGACGCGCTGGGAGGAAAACATCACGAAAGTGCTCAACCAAACAGCGTTGGAAATGCCTGATTTGGCCTCTCTTACGCCGGTATATGGCGGACGTACGGGCCAGCACACTGAGTACTTACAGCCTCTGCTCGACGAAATGGCCGAGGTATTCCGCCTCGACCCTACGGCCGAATGGTAA
- the paaA gene encoding 1,2-phenylacetyl-CoA epoxidase subunit PaaA, producing the protein MYGSASTHDIPANAATGLENEDPIKLAEFEARIARGEKIEPNDWMPGLYRKQLTRMIEQHAHSEIIGSLPEGTWITRAPGFRRKMAQMAKVQDEVGHAQLLYSAAETLGKTREQMLSDLINGKSKYSNVFNYPAFTWADSNVISWLIDAGAIVNQMANAKGSYGPYCRALERICAEESFHLKYGHDAVVHLATGTPTQRRMIQEALNRWWPPIMTFFGPSDKMSTHTEILMRWKVKMASNDECRQQFLDMYVPKIWELGLTVPDPKLRKNEDGVWEFTEPDWEDFKRVINGDGPCNKERLAVRRAAEENGAWVRRALLSPKAKYVRPLA; encoded by the coding sequence ATGTACGGCTCCGCAAGCACCCACGACATCCCAGCCAACGCCGCCACTGGCTTGGAGAACGAAGACCCAATTAAGCTGGCCGAATTTGAAGCCCGGATTGCCCGCGGCGAGAAGATTGAGCCAAACGATTGGATGCCAGGCCTTTATCGCAAGCAGCTCACGCGCATGATCGAGCAGCACGCCCACTCCGAAATCATCGGTTCGTTGCCGGAAGGCACCTGGATTACGCGCGCGCCTGGCTTCCGCCGCAAAATGGCCCAGATGGCCAAGGTGCAGGACGAAGTAGGCCATGCGCAGTTGTTGTATTCGGCGGCTGAAACGCTGGGCAAAACGCGCGAGCAAATGCTGTCGGATTTGATCAATGGCAAGAGCAAGTATTCAAACGTTTTCAACTATCCGGCTTTCACTTGGGCCGATTCGAACGTGATTTCGTGGTTGATTGACGCGGGTGCCATTGTCAACCAAATGGCCAATGCGAAAGGCAGCTACGGCCCGTATTGCCGGGCCCTGGAGCGGATTTGCGCCGAAGAATCCTTCCACCTGAAGTACGGCCACGACGCCGTCGTGCACCTTGCCACCGGCACTCCCACCCAGCGCCGGATGATTCAGGAAGCGCTCAACCGTTGGTGGCCGCCGATCATGACCTTCTTCGGGCCTTCGGATAAGATGAGCACGCACACCGAAATTCTGATGCGCTGGAAAGTTAAGATGGCTTCCAACGATGAGTGTCGCCAGCAGTTCTTGGACATGTACGTGCCCAAAATATGGGAACTGGGCCTCACGGTACCTGACCCCAAGCTGCGCAAAAACGAAGACGGCGTGTGGGAGTTCACCGAGCCCGATTGGGAAGATTTCAAGCGCGTCATCAACGGCGATGGTCCTTGCAACAAAGAGCGCTTGGCTGTGCGTCGCGCCGCCGAAGAAAACGGCGCTTGGGTGCGCCGCGCCTTGCTTTCGCCGAAGGCGAAGTACGTGCGCCCGCTGGCGTAG
- the rlmD gene encoding 23S rRNA (uracil(1939)-C(5))-methyltransferase RlmD produces the protein MNKTAKKIPADALREVEITDMVAEGKCLVRHNNMVIFVTGVAPGDVVDLRVTKAKKNFLEAVPTRFHKYSELRVEPFCQHFGTCGGCKWQHIGYDTQLKYKQQQVEDTLQRIGKVALPEIPQILPSAERTYYRNKLEFTFSHNGWITNEQIQSGEEFDRRVLGFHTPARFDKIIDVEHCWLQPEPSNSIRLAIRDYTRDNDLPFNDLVKQTGFLRNLIIRTANTTGDLMVIVQCYYRHDALEPLLDYVYEKFPQITSLNYVINDKGNETFHDLEVTCYKGEPYIHEEMEGLRFCVGPKSFYQTNSEGAYNLYKLTRDFAQLTGNELVYDLYTGAGTIANFVARQAKHVVGVEYVVSAVKDAYLNSEINGIKNTEFYAGDMKDVLSAEFIAQHGRPDVVITDPPRAGMHPDVVARLLEMRAPRIVYVSCNPATQARDLELLDEAYKVTRVQPVDMFPHTHHVENVVALELK, from the coding sequence GTGAACAAAACAGCGAAAAAAATCCCTGCGGACGCACTCCGCGAAGTCGAGATTACCGACATGGTGGCCGAGGGCAAATGCCTCGTGCGCCACAACAACATGGTCATTTTCGTGACCGGCGTCGCGCCCGGCGACGTGGTTGACTTGCGCGTCACCAAAGCCAAAAAGAACTTCCTTGAAGCGGTGCCTACACGCTTTCACAAATACTCTGAGCTGCGCGTCGAGCCGTTTTGCCAGCACTTCGGCACCTGTGGCGGCTGCAAATGGCAGCACATCGGCTACGATACCCAACTCAAATACAAGCAGCAACAGGTCGAGGACACGCTGCAACGCATTGGCAAAGTGGCACTTCCGGAGATTCCGCAGATTCTGCCTTCGGCGGAGCGCACGTATTACCGCAACAAGCTGGAGTTCACGTTTAGCCACAACGGCTGGATCACGAACGAGCAGATCCAATCGGGCGAGGAATTTGACCGCCGCGTGCTGGGGTTCCACACGCCCGCCCGCTTCGACAAGATCATCGACGTGGAGCATTGCTGGTTGCAGCCTGAGCCCAGCAATTCGATCCGGTTGGCCATCCGTGATTATACACGCGATAACGATTTGCCTTTCAACGACTTAGTAAAGCAAACGGGATTTCTGCGCAACCTCATCATTCGTACGGCCAACACTACCGGCGATCTGATGGTGATTGTGCAGTGCTACTACCGCCACGACGCGCTGGAACCGCTGCTCGACTATGTCTATGAGAAGTTTCCGCAGATCACGTCGCTGAATTACGTTATCAATGACAAGGGCAATGAGACCTTTCATGACCTAGAGGTAACGTGCTATAAAGGAGAGCCCTACATCCACGAAGAAATGGAAGGATTGCGCTTTTGTGTTGGGCCGAAGTCGTTTTACCAGACCAATTCCGAAGGCGCTTACAACCTGTACAAGCTCACCCGCGATTTCGCCCAACTAACTGGCAATGAGCTGGTTTATGATTTATACACGGGTGCCGGTACCATCGCCAATTTCGTGGCCCGGCAGGCTAAGCACGTGGTTGGCGTGGAGTATGTGGTGTCGGCGGTGAAGGACGCGTACCTCAACTCCGAAATCAACGGCATCAAAAACACCGAATTCTACGCCGGCGACATGAAGGACGTGCTCTCGGCCGAGTTCATCGCCCAGCACGGCCGCCCCGATGTGGTCATCACCGATCCGCCCCGCGCCGGCATGCACCCCGATGTAGTCGCGCGTCTGCTCGAAATGCGTGCTCCGCGCATCGTGTACGTGAGCTGCAACCCTGCCACGCAAGCCCGTGATTTAGAACTACTTGACGAAGCTTACAAAGTTACGCGCGTACAGCCGGTGGATATGTTTCCGCACACGCACCATGTGGAGAACGTCGTGGCATTGGAGTTGAAGTGA
- a CDS encoding M3 family oligoendopeptidase, with protein MMNSALDTQVASATDTQRPPRHFLPEAFTVSDWASLEPYFVELRDRTLASSDELEKWMLDRSELESILSEDLAWRYIRMTCDTQDQERAEAFQFFVNEIEPNVAPYDHALNEKMMHSEFLPGLDQERYGVFLRSVRQALEIYRAENIPLKTDISTKQQQYAATVGAMTVTLDGEEITLPRAADRLKNPDRAIREEAYRAIQERRLQDSQPLDQLFTELVSLRHQMALNADFPNFRDYMFAALGRFDYTPEDCFAFHRAIRETVVPLIDDLDLERRQDLALPELRPWDLDVDVSGKAPLRPFDTGEELLEKTITVFQRLDGFLGDCLLTMRQMGHLDLESRKGKAPGGYNYPLDETGVPFIFMNATSSLRDVVTMLHEGGHAVHSFLTRALPLSADKHPPSEVAELASMSMELISMDHWGLFFPNEDELRRAKKTHLESVLETFPWVATIDKFQHWVYENPQHTVEERHARWTQVFDEFNQRTVSWKGLERFKPYLWQKQLHLYEVPFYYIEYAMAQLGAIAVWRNFRQNPQEGLEAYKRALALGYTAPIGEIYAAAGIRFDFSTEYLRTLADFVREEMAKL; from the coding sequence ATGATGAATTCCGCCCTCGATACCCAAGTGGCTTCGGCTACGGATACGCAGCGTCCGCCGCGTCATTTTCTGCCCGAAGCGTTCACTGTCAGCGATTGGGCCTCTCTCGAACCGTATTTTGTCGAGCTACGCGACCGCACCCTTGCTTCTTCCGACGAGTTGGAAAAATGGATGCTCGACCGTAGCGAGCTGGAAAGCATTCTGAGTGAGGATCTTGCGTGGCGCTACATCCGCATGACCTGCGACACGCAGGACCAGGAGCGGGCCGAAGCGTTTCAGTTCTTTGTCAACGAGATTGAGCCCAACGTTGCACCTTACGACCATGCGCTCAACGAGAAGATGATGCACTCGGAGTTCTTGCCGGGTCTCGATCAGGAGCGCTACGGCGTATTCCTGCGTTCGGTACGGCAAGCCCTCGAAATTTATCGTGCGGAAAACATTCCCCTCAAAACCGACATCAGCACCAAGCAGCAGCAATACGCCGCTACTGTGGGTGCCATGACGGTAACCCTTGACGGTGAAGAGATTACGCTGCCCCGCGCCGCCGACCGCCTGAAAAACCCCGACCGCGCCATCCGGGAAGAAGCGTATCGGGCGATTCAGGAGCGCCGCTTGCAGGACTCGCAGCCGCTCGATCAGCTGTTCACTGAACTGGTGTCTCTGCGGCACCAAATGGCTTTGAACGCGGATTTTCCCAACTTCCGCGACTACATGTTTGCCGCGCTGGGCCGCTTCGATTACACGCCGGAAGATTGCTTTGCTTTCCACCGTGCCATTCGCGAAACGGTAGTGCCGCTCATCGATGACTTGGATCTGGAACGGCGCCAGGATTTGGCCCTGCCAGAGCTGCGCCCTTGGGACCTCGATGTGGATGTGAGCGGCAAAGCGCCCCTGCGCCCCTTCGACACCGGAGAAGAGCTGCTGGAAAAAACCATTACTGTGTTTCAACGCCTCGATGGCTTTCTGGGCGATTGTCTCCTGACGATGCGCCAGATGGGTCACCTCGATCTGGAATCACGCAAAGGCAAAGCACCTGGCGGCTATAATTATCCGTTGGATGAAACCGGCGTGCCGTTCATTTTCATGAACGCGACTTCGTCGTTGCGCGACGTGGTGACCATGCTGCACGAAGGCGGCCACGCCGTACACAGCTTCCTGACCCGTGCCCTGCCGCTTTCCGCCGATAAGCACCCGCCGTCAGAAGTAGCAGAGTTAGCCTCCATGAGCATGGAGCTAATTTCTATGGACCACTGGGGGCTGTTTTTCCCGAATGAAGACGAGTTGCGTCGCGCCAAGAAAACACACCTCGAAAGTGTGCTGGAGACGTTCCCGTGGGTAGCCACCATCGATAAGTTTCAGCATTGGGTGTACGAAAATCCGCAGCATACCGTGGAAGAGCGCCACGCCCGTTGGACGCAGGTTTTTGACGAATTCAACCAGCGCACGGTAAGCTGGAAAGGCTTGGAGCGCTTTAAGCCTTATTTGTGGCAGAAGCAGCTTCATCTCTACGAAGTGCCCTTCTACTACATCGAGTATGCGATGGCGCAACTCGGGGCCATTGCCGTGTGGCGCAATTTCCGCCAGAATCCGCAGGAAGGATTAGAGGCGTACAAGCGGGCCTTGGCCTTGGGTTATACCGCCCCAATTGGCGAAATCTATGCCGCCGCAGGCATTCGCTTCGACTTCAGCACCGAGTACCTGCGCACCCTAGCCGACTTCGTGCGCGAAGAAATGGCCAAGCTGTAA
- a CDS encoding phenylacetic acid degradation b — MSLSSLDPRINRLALPDAPPPPPDKPELDQFETYEVFHQKKEGTAYAYVGPVHAPSLDVAFLFAKEQYSRRFACTGMWVTPTRCVQVSDYVNDTESVYDTLPTEASETPTPVSESKEEELAYAAGEEDYDIFHLKKRGKAHVHVGKVRASSPREALTVAKAVFGEQRPVVNVWVVRSADILRSDEDDRDIWSTTPDKKYRDAIAYKVMDKIELFKQEQKSNAPQA; from the coding sequence ATGTCCCTCTCCTCCCTCGATCCGCGCATCAACCGCTTGGCTTTGCCCGATGCGCCTCCGCCCCCACCCGACAAGCCCGAACTAGACCAGTTCGAGACGTACGAGGTCTTTCACCAGAAAAAAGAAGGCACCGCATACGCCTACGTAGGGCCGGTGCACGCGCCATCGCTGGACGTGGCGTTTCTGTTTGCAAAGGAGCAGTATAGCCGCCGGTTTGCCTGCACGGGTATGTGGGTAACGCCCACGCGTTGCGTACAAGTATCTGACTACGTGAACGATACAGAATCAGTATACGACACCCTCCCTACCGAAGCCAGTGAAACTCCAACGCCGGTTTCTGAATCGAAGGAAGAAGAACTCGCTTACGCGGCCGGCGAAGAAGACTACGATATTTTCCACCTCAAGAAGCGCGGCAAGGCGCATGTGCACGTGGGCAAAGTGCGGGCTTCGAGTCCGCGAGAAGCATTGACGGTAGCCAAAGCCGTGTTTGGCGAACAGCGCCCCGTGGTGAATGTGTGGGTGGTACGCTCGGCCGATATCCTACGCTCCGACGAAGACGATCGCGACATCTGGAGCACCACGCCCGACAAAAAATACCGCGACGCCATCGCGTACAAAGTGATGGACAAAATCGAACTGTTCAAACAAGAACAAAAGTCAAACGCTCCGCAGGCATGA
- the thiL gene encoding thiamine-phosphate kinase: protein MSDSITPLDKVGEFGLIRRIQQTVTLRQASTSLGIGDDAAIITPDANHDLVVSTDLLVEGVHFDLTFCPIKHLGYKAIAVNVSDVAAMNAIPTQLVVGIAVGARYSVEAIEELYEGMRLACEAYNVDLVGGDTTASRGGLTISVTAMGQVPHGQAVKRGGARPNDLICVTGDLGGAFLGLQVLEREKQAYMADPEMQPDLEKYTYVVQRQLRPEARMDVIHELRDLGVVPTAMIDISDGLASEVLHICQQSGTGARVFSENLPIANPTLEVAAEFNLDPIMCMLNGGEDYELLFTVPLSAHDKLKNHPDITIIGHITEKSDGVNLITKAGQPVPLRAQGWQHF from the coding sequence ATGAGCGATTCCATCACGCCCCTCGATAAAGTCGGCGAATTCGGCCTGATCCGCCGCATTCAACAAACCGTTACGCTTCGGCAAGCCAGCACTTCGTTAGGCATTGGCGACGACGCAGCCATTATTACGCCCGACGCCAACCACGATTTGGTCGTCAGCACCGATTTGCTGGTTGAAGGCGTGCACTTCGACCTCACATTTTGCCCAATTAAGCACTTGGGTTACAAGGCGATAGCCGTGAACGTGTCCGATGTAGCTGCCATGAACGCCATTCCGACTCAATTGGTCGTGGGCATTGCAGTTGGCGCCCGCTATTCGGTGGAAGCTATTGAAGAACTTTACGAAGGCATGCGGCTAGCCTGCGAAGCCTACAACGTCGACTTAGTTGGCGGCGACACCACGGCCAGCCGCGGCGGCCTCACGATCAGTGTTACGGCGATGGGCCAAGTGCCTCATGGGCAAGCAGTTAAGAGAGGAGGGGCCCGCCCCAACGATTTGATCTGCGTGACCGGCGATTTGGGCGGCGCATTTCTGGGCTTGCAGGTGCTGGAGCGCGAAAAGCAAGCCTACATGGCCGACCCCGAGATGCAGCCCGATTTGGAGAAGTACACGTACGTCGTGCAGCGCCAATTGCGCCCCGAAGCCCGCATGGACGTCATCCACGAGCTCCGCGACCTCGGCGTAGTGCCAACGGCCATGATCGACATCTCCGACGGGCTCGCTTCGGAAGTGCTGCACATCTGCCAGCAATCGGGCACGGGCGCGCGGGTGTTCTCCGAAAACCTGCCCATCGCCAATCCCACGCTGGAAGTCGCCGCGGAGTTCAACCTCGACCCCATCATGTGCATGCTCAACGGCGGCGAAGACTACGAACTGCTGTTCACCGTCCCGCTCTCGGCCCACGACAAGCTCAAAAACCACCCCGACATCACCATTATCGGCCACATCACCGAGAAAAGCGACGGCGTTAACCTCATTACCAAAGCCGGCCAACCCGTGCCGTTGCGTGCACAAGGCTGGCAGCATTTTTAG